One part of the Arabidopsis thaliana chromosome 4, partial sequence genome encodes these proteins:
- the DMT2 gene encoding DNA methyltransferase 2 (DNA methyltransferase 2 (DMT2); FUNCTIONS IN: DNA binding, DNA (cytosine-5-)-methyltransferase activity; INVOLVED IN: DNA mediated transformation, DNA methylation; LOCATED IN: nucleus; CONTAINS InterPro DOMAIN/s: DNA (cytosine-5)-methyltransferase 1 (InterPro:IPR017198), DNA methylase, C-5 cytosine-specific (InterPro:IPR001525), Bromo adjacent homology (BAH) domain (InterPro:IPR001025), DNA methylase, C-5 cytosine-specific, active site (InterPro:IPR018117); BEST Arabidopsis thaliana protein match is: DNA (cytosine-5-)-methyltransferase family protein (TAIR:AT4G08990.1); Has 6837 Blast hits to 5882 proteins in 1415 species: Archae - 242; Bacteria - 4316; Metazoa - 345; Fungi - 236; Plants - 327; Viruses - 89; Other Eukaryotes - 1282 (source: NCBI BLink).), with translation MEMETKAGKQKKRSVDSDDDVSKERRPKRAAACTNFKEKSLRISDKSETVEAKKEQILAEEIVAIQLTSSLESNDDPRPNRRLTDFVLHDSEGVPQPVEMLELGDIFIEGVVLPLGDEKKEEKGVRFQSFGRVENWNISGYEDGSPVIWISTALADYDCRKPSKKYKKLYDYFFEKACACVEVFKSLSKNPDTSLDELLAAVSRSMSGSKIFSSGGAIQEFVISQGEFIYNQLAGLDETAKNHETCFVENRVLVSLRDHESNKIHKALSNVALRIDESKVVTSDHLVDGAEDEDVKYAKLIQEEEYRKSMERSRNKRSSTTSGGSSRFYIKISEDEIADDYPLPSYYKNTKEETDELVLFEAGYEVDTRDLPCRTLHNWTLYNSDSRMISLEVLPMRPCAEIDVTVFGSGVVAEDDGSGFCLDDSESSTSTQSNDHDGMNIFLSQIKEWMIEFGAEMIFVTLRTDMAWYRLGKPSKQYAPWFGTVMKTVRVGISIFNMLMRESRVAKLSYANVIKRLCGLEENDKAYISSKLLDVERYVVVHGQIILQLFEEYPDKDIKRCPFVTSLASKMQDIHHTKWIIKKKKKILQKGKNLNPRAGIAPVVSRMKAMQATTTRLVNRIWGEFYSIYSPEVPSEAINAENVEEEELEEVEEEDENEEDDPEENELEAVEIQNSPTPKKIKGISEDMEIKWDGEILGKTSAGEPLYGRAFVGGDVVVVGSAVILEVDDQDDTQLICFVEFMFESSNHSKMLHGKLLQRGSETVLGMAANERELFLTNECLTVQLKDIKGTVSLEIRSRLWGHQYRKENIDVDKLDRARAEERKTNGLPTDYYCKSLYSPERGGFFSLPRNDMGLGSGFCSSCKIRENEEERSKTKLNDSKTGFLSNGIEYHNGDFVYVLPNYITKDGLKKGSRRTTLKCGRNVGLKAFVVCQLLDVIVLEESRKASKASFQVKLTRFYRPEDISEEKAYASDIQELYYSQDTYILPPEAIQGKCEVRKKSDMPLCREYPILDHIFFCEVFYDSSTGYLKQFPANMKLKFSTIKDETLLREKKGKGVETGTSSGMLMKPDEVPKEKPLATLDIFAGCGGLSHGLENAGVSTTKWAIEYEEPAGHAFKQNHPEATVFVDNCNVILRAIMEKCGDVDDCVSTVEAAELAAKLDENQKSTLPLPGQVDFINGGPPCQGFSGMNRFSHGSWSKVQCEMILAFLSFADYFRPKYFLLENVKKFVTYNKGRTFQLTMASLLEMGYQVRFGILEAGTYGVSQPRKRVIIWAASPEEVLPEWPEPMHVFDNPGSKISLPRGLRYDAGCNTKFGAPFRSITVRDTIGDLPPVENGESKINKEYGTTPASWFQKKIRGNMSVLTDHICKGLNELNLIRCKKIPKRPGADWRDLPDENVTLSNGLVEKLRPLALSKTAKNHNEWKGLYGRLDWQGNLPISITDPQPMGKVGMCFHPEQDRIITVRECARSQGFPDSYEFSGTTKHKHRQIGNAVPPPLAFALGRKLKEALYLKSSLQHQS, from the exons ATGGAAATGGAGACAAAAGCtggaaagcaaaagaagagaagtgtTGACTCGGATGATGATGTCTCTAAGGAAAGGAGACCAAAGCGAGCAGCAGCTTGCACAAACTTCAAGGAGAAATCTCTCCGTATCTCTGACAAATCTGAAACTGTTGAAGCTAAGAAAGAGCAGATCTTGGCGGAGGAGATCGTGGCCATACAGttaacttcttctttggagAGCAATGATGATCCTCGTCCAAACCGGAGGCTGACTGATTTCGTTTTACATGATTCAGAAGGAGTTCCACAGCCTGTGGAGATGTTGGAACTTGGTGACATATTTATTGAAGGTGTTGTCTTACCTTTAGGTGatgagaaaaaggaagaaaagggTGTCAGGTTTCAATCTTTTGGTCGAGTAGAGAACTGGAATATATCTGGTTATGAAGATGGTTCCCCGGTGATATGGATTTCAACGGCGTTAGCGGATTACGATTGCCGTAAACCTTCTAAGAAATACAAgaaattatatgattatttcttTGAGAAAGCTTGTGCTTGTGTGGAGGTGTTTAAGAGTTTGTCCAAGAATCCGGATACAAGTCTTGATGAGCTTCTTGCGGCGGTTTCTAGGTCGATGAGCGGAAGCAAGATCTTTTCTAGCGGTGGAGCCATCCAAGAGTTTGTTATATCCCAAGGAGAATTCATATATAACCAACTCGCTGGATTGGATGAGACAGCCAAGAATCATGAAACATGCTTTGTTGAGAATCgtgttcttgtttctctaaGAGACCATGAGAGTAATAAAATTCACAAGGCTTTGTCTAATGTGGCTCTGAGGATTGATGAGAGCAAGGTCGTGACATCTGATCATCTGGTGGATGGTGCCGAGGACGAGGACGTAAAATATGCTAAGCTAAtccaagaagaagagtatCGGAAATCTATGGAGCGGTCGAGAAATAAGAGAAGCTCAACAACTTCTGGTGGTTCAAGCAGGTTTTACATTAAGATCAGTGAAGATGAGATTGCCGATGATTATCCTCTCCCGTCTTACTATAAGAacaccaaagaagaaacagatgagCTTGTTCTCTTTGAAGCTGGCTATGAGGTTGATACAAGAGACCTACCTTGCAGAACACTGCATAATTGGACTCTTTACAACTCTGATTCACGGATGATATCTTTAGAGGTTCTTCCCATGAGGCCGTGTGCTGAGATCGATGTCACCGTCTTTGGGTCAGGTGTTGTTGCTGAAGATGATGGAAGCGGGTTTTGTCTCGATGATTCGGAGAGCTCTACCTCTACGCAATCAAATGATCATGATGGGATGAATATATTCCTTAGTCAGATAAAGGAatggatgattgagtttggGGCAGAAATGATCTTTGTCACATTACGAACTGACATGGCCTG GTACCGACTTGGGAAACCGTCAAAGCAATATGCTCCTTGGTTTGGAACTGTTATGAAAACAGTAAGGGTTGGCATAAGCATTTTCAATATGCTCATGAGGGAAAGTAGGGTTGCTAAGCTTTCATATGCAAATGTCATAAAAAGACTTTGTGGGTTAGAGGAGAACGATAAAGCTTACATTTCTTCTAAGCTCTTGGATGTTGAGAGATATGTTGTCGTCCATGGACAAATTATCTTGCAGCTTTTCGAAGAGTATCCTGACAAGGATATCAAAAGGTGTCCATTTGTTACTAGTCTTGCAAGTAAAATGCAGGATATACACCACACAAAATGgatcatcaagaagaagaagaaaattctGCAAAAGGGAAAGAATTTGAATCCGAGGGCGGGGATTGCACCTGTGGTATCCAGAATGAAAGCTATGCAAGCAACAACAACTCGCCTCGTCAATAGGATTTGGGGAGAGTTTTACTCCATTTACTCTCCTGAGGTTCCATCGGAGGCCATTAATGCTGAAAATGTGGAGGAAGAGGAGCTTGAAGAGGTAGAAGAGGAGGACGagaatgaggaagatgatCCAGAGGAGAATGAACTAGAAGCTGTTGAGATTCAAAATTCTCCTACTCCTAAGAAAATTAAAGGTATTTCTGAAGATATGGAAATAAAATGGGATGGTGAGATTCTTGGCAAAACTTCTGCTGGTGAGCCTCTCTATGGAAGAGCCTTTGTTGGAGGGGATGTGGTGGTGGTAGGTAGTGCAGTCATCTTGGAAGTTGATGATCAAGATGATACTCAATTGATCTGTTTTGTGGAGTTCATGTTCGAGAGTTCAAACCACAGCAAGATGCTACATGGGAAACTCTTACAAAGAGGATCTGAGACTGTTCTAGGAATGGCTGCTAACGAGAGGGAACTGTTCTTGACTAATGAATGTCTTACTGTCCAGCTTAAGGACATAAAAGGAACAGTTAGTCTCGAGATTCGATCAAGGCTGTGGGGGCATCAATACAGGAAAGAGAACATCGATGTGGATAAGCTTGACCGGGCAagagcagaagaaagaaaaactaatgGTTTGCCAACAGACTACTACTGCAAAAGTTTGTACTCACCTGAGAGAGGTGGATTCTTTAGTCTTCCAAGAAATGATATGGGTCTAGGTTCTGGATTCTGTAGTTCATGTAAGATAAGAGAGAATGAAGAGGAAAGGTCAAAAACTAAACTCAATGATTCAAAGACAGGATTTCTCTCCAATGGGATAGAGTATCATAATGGAGATTTTGTCTATGTACTCCCCAACTACATAACTAAAGATGGATTGAAGAAGGGTAGTAGAAGAACAACTCTTAAGTGTGGTCGGAACGTTGGGTTaaaagcttttgttgtttgcCAATTGCTGGATGTTATTGTTCTAGAAGAATCTAGAAAAGCTAGTAAGGCTTCATTTCAGGTTAAACTGACAAGGTTTTATAGGCCCGAGGACATTTCAGAAGAAAAGGCCTATGCTTCAGACATCCAAGAG TTGTATTATAGCCAGGATACATATATTCTCCCTCCGGAAGCTATACAGGGAAAATGTGAAGTAAGGAAGAAAAGTGATATGCCCCTATGTCGTGAGTATCCAATTTTAGACCATATCttcttctgtgaagttttctATGATTCCTCTACTGGTTATCTCAAGCAg TTTCCGGCGAATATGAAGCTGAAGTTCTCTACTATTAAAGATGAAACACTTCTAAGAGAAAAGAAGGGGAAGGGAGTAGAAACTGGAACTAGTTCTGGAATGCTTATGAAGCCTGATGAGGTACCTAAAGAGAAGCCTCTAGCTACACTAGATATTTTTGCTGGATGTGGTGGTCTATCTCATGGACTAGAAAATGCTG GTGTATCTACTACAAAGTGGGCGATCGAGTATGAAGAGCCAGCTGGTCATGCGTTTAAACAAAACCATCCTGAAGCAACGGTTTTTGTTGACAACTGCAATGTGATCCTTAG GGCAATAATGGAGAAATGTGGAGATGTCGATGATTGTGTCTCTACTGTGGAGGCAGCTGAACTTGCAGCTAAACTTGATGAGAACCAAAAGAGTACCCTGCCACTTCCTGGTCAAGTAGATTTCATCAACGGAGGGCCTCCATGCcag GGGTTTTCTGGTATGAATAGGTTCAGTCACGGCTCTTGGAGTAAAGTCCAGTGTGAAATGATATTAGCATTCTTGTCTTTTGCTGATTATTTCCGGCCAAAGTACTTTCTTCTCGAGAACGTGAAGAAATTTGTGACATACAATAAAGGGAGAACATTTCAACTTACTATGGCTTCTCTTCTTGAGATGGGTTACCAG GTAAGATTTGGAATCTTGGAGGCAGGTACATATGGAGTTTCCCAACCTCGTAAAAGAGTTATAATTTGGGCAGCTTCACCAGAAGAAGTTCTTCCAGAATGGCCTGAGCCGATGCATGTCTTTGATAATCCCGGTAGTAAAATCTCATTACCTCGAGGTTTACGCTATGATGCTGGTTGTAATACTAAATTTGGTGCACCTTTTCGTTCAATCACGGTGAGAGACACAATCGGCGATCTTCCACCAGTAGAAAACGGAGAATCCAAGATAAACAAAGAG TATGGAACTACTCCAGCCTCGTGGttccaaaagaagataagaggAAACATGAGTGTTCTCACTGATCATATCTGCAAAGGGCTGAACGAACTAAACCTCATTCGATGTAAGAAAATCCCAAAGAGGCCTGGTGCTGATTGGCGTGACCTGCCGGACGAAAAT GTGACATTATCAAATGGACTCGTGGAAAAATTGCGTCCTTTAGCTCTATCAAAGACAGCTAAAAACCACAACGAATGGAAGGGACTCTATGGTAGATTGGACTGGCAAGGAAACTTACCCATTTCCATCACCGATCCTCAGCCCATGGGTAAGGTGGGAATGTGCTTCCATCCTGAACAGGACAGAATAATCACTGTCCGTGAATGCGCCCGATCTCAG GGGTTTCCGGATAGCTACGAGTTTTCAGGGacgacaaaacacaaacataggCAAATTGGAAATGCAGTCCCTCCACCATTGGCCTTCGCTCTCGGTCGGAAGCTCAAAGAAGCCCTATATCTCAAGAGTTCTCTTCAACACCAATCATAA
- the DMT2 gene encoding DNA methyltransferase 2 (DNA methyltransferase 2 (DMT2); FUNCTIONS IN: DNA binding, DNA (cytosine-5-)-methyltransferase activity; INVOLVED IN: DNA mediated transformation, DNA methylation; LOCATED IN: nucleus; CONTAINS InterPro DOMAIN/s: DNA (cytosine-5)-methyltransferase 1 (InterPro:IPR017198), DNA methylase, C-5 cytosine-specific (InterPro:IPR001525), Bromo adjacent homology (BAH) domain (InterPro:IPR001025), DNA methylase, C-5 cytosine-specific, active site (InterPro:IPR018117); BEST Arabidopsis thaliana protein match is: DNA (cytosine-5-)-methyltransferase family protein (TAIR:AT4G08990.1).), with the protein MEMETKAGKQKKRSVDSDDDVSKERRPKRAAACTNFKEKSLRISDKSETVEAKKEQILAEEIVAIQLTSSLESNDDPRPNRRLTDFVLHDSEGVPQPVEMLELGDIFIEGVVLPLGDEKKEEKGVRFQSFGRVENWNISGYEDGSPVIWISTALADYDCRKPSKKYKKLYDYFFEKACACVEVFKSLSKNPDTSLDELLAAVSRSMSGSKIFSSGGAIQEFVISQGEFIYNQLAGLDETAKNHETCFVENRVLVSLRDHESNKIHKALSNVALRIDESKVVTSDHLVDGAEDEDVKYAKLIQEEEYRKSMERSRNKRSSTTSGGSSRFYIKISEDEIADDYPLPSYYKNTKEETDELVLFEAGYEVDTRDLPCRTLHNWTLYNSDSRMISLEVLPMRPCAEIDVTVFGSGVVAEDDGSGFCLDDSESSTSTQSNDHDGMNIFLSQIKEWMIEFGAEMIFVTLRTDMAWYRLGKPSKQYAPWFGTVMKTVRVGISIFNMLMRESRVAKLSYANVIKRLCGLEENDKAYISSKLLDVERYVVVHGQIILQLFEEYPDKDIKRCPFVTSLASKMQDIHHTKWIIKKKKKILQKGKNLNPRAGIAPVVSRMKAMQATTTRLVNRIWGEFYSIYSPEVPSEAINAENVEEEELEEVEEEDENEEDDPEENELEAVEIQNSPTPKKIKGISEDMEIKWDGEILGKTSAGEPLYGRAFVGGDVVVVGSAVILEVDDQDDTQLICFVEFMFESSNHSKMLHGKLLQRGSETVLGMAANERELFLTNECLTVQLKDIKGTVSLEIRSRLWGHQYRKENIDVDKLDRARAEERKTNGLPTDYYCKSLYSPERGGFFSLPRNDMGLGSGFCSSCKIRENEEERSKTKLNDSKTGFLSNGIEYHNGDFVYVLPNYITKDGLKKGSRRTTLKCGRNVGLKAFVVCQLLDVIVLEESRKASKASFQVKLTRFYRPEDISEEKAYASDIQELYYSQDTYILPPEAIQGKCEVRKKSDMPLCREYPILDHIFFCEVFYDSSTGYLKQFPANMKLKFSTIKDETLLREKKGKGVETGTSSGMLMKPDEVPKEKPLATLDIFAGCGGLSHGLENAGMYLYSHVMHILLSSKHLKTFIKMHVLCNKVYLLQSGRSSMKSQLVMRLNKTILKQRFLLTTAMAIMEKCGDVDDCVSTVEAAELAAKLDENQKSTLPLPGQVDFINGGPPCQGFSGMNRFSHGSWSKVQCEMILAFLSFADYFRPKYFLLENVKKFVTYNKGRTFQLTMASLLEMGYQVRFGILEAGTYGVSQPRKRVIIWAASPEEVLPEWPEPMHVFDNPGSKISLPRGLRYDAGCNTKFGAPFRSITVRDTIGDLPPVENGESKINKEYGTTPASWFQKKIRGNMSVLTDHICKGLNELNLIRCKKIPKRPGADWRDLPDENVTLSNGLVEKLRPLALSKTAKNHNEWKGLYGRLDWQGNLPISITDPQPMGKVGMCFHPEQDRIITVRECARSQGFPDSYEFSGTTKHKHRQIGNAVPPPLAFALGRKLKEALYLKSSLQHQS; encoded by the exons ATGGAAATGGAGACAAAAGCtggaaagcaaaagaagagaagtgtTGACTCGGATGATGATGTCTCTAAGGAAAGGAGACCAAAGCGAGCAGCAGCTTGCACAAACTTCAAGGAGAAATCTCTCCGTATCTCTGACAAATCTGAAACTGTTGAAGCTAAGAAAGAGCAGATCTTGGCGGAGGAGATCGTGGCCATACAGttaacttcttctttggagAGCAATGATGATCCTCGTCCAAACCGGAGGCTGACTGATTTCGTTTTACATGATTCAGAAGGAGTTCCACAGCCTGTGGAGATGTTGGAACTTGGTGACATATTTATTGAAGGTGTTGTCTTACCTTTAGGTGatgagaaaaaggaagaaaagggTGTCAGGTTTCAATCTTTTGGTCGAGTAGAGAACTGGAATATATCTGGTTATGAAGATGGTTCCCCGGTGATATGGATTTCAACGGCGTTAGCGGATTACGATTGCCGTAAACCTTCTAAGAAATACAAgaaattatatgattatttcttTGAGAAAGCTTGTGCTTGTGTGGAGGTGTTTAAGAGTTTGTCCAAGAATCCGGATACAAGTCTTGATGAGCTTCTTGCGGCGGTTTCTAGGTCGATGAGCGGAAGCAAGATCTTTTCTAGCGGTGGAGCCATCCAAGAGTTTGTTATATCCCAAGGAGAATTCATATATAACCAACTCGCTGGATTGGATGAGACAGCCAAGAATCATGAAACATGCTTTGTTGAGAATCgtgttcttgtttctctaaGAGACCATGAGAGTAATAAAATTCACAAGGCTTTGTCTAATGTGGCTCTGAGGATTGATGAGAGCAAGGTCGTGACATCTGATCATCTGGTGGATGGTGCCGAGGACGAGGACGTAAAATATGCTAAGCTAAtccaagaagaagagtatCGGAAATCTATGGAGCGGTCGAGAAATAAGAGAAGCTCAACAACTTCTGGTGGTTCAAGCAGGTTTTACATTAAGATCAGTGAAGATGAGATTGCCGATGATTATCCTCTCCCGTCTTACTATAAGAacaccaaagaagaaacagatgagCTTGTTCTCTTTGAAGCTGGCTATGAGGTTGATACAAGAGACCTACCTTGCAGAACACTGCATAATTGGACTCTTTACAACTCTGATTCACGGATGATATCTTTAGAGGTTCTTCCCATGAGGCCGTGTGCTGAGATCGATGTCACCGTCTTTGGGTCAGGTGTTGTTGCTGAAGATGATGGAAGCGGGTTTTGTCTCGATGATTCGGAGAGCTCTACCTCTACGCAATCAAATGATCATGATGGGATGAATATATTCCTTAGTCAGATAAAGGAatggatgattgagtttggGGCAGAAATGATCTTTGTCACATTACGAACTGACATGGCCTG GTACCGACTTGGGAAACCGTCAAAGCAATATGCTCCTTGGTTTGGAACTGTTATGAAAACAGTAAGGGTTGGCATAAGCATTTTCAATATGCTCATGAGGGAAAGTAGGGTTGCTAAGCTTTCATATGCAAATGTCATAAAAAGACTTTGTGGGTTAGAGGAGAACGATAAAGCTTACATTTCTTCTAAGCTCTTGGATGTTGAGAGATATGTTGTCGTCCATGGACAAATTATCTTGCAGCTTTTCGAAGAGTATCCTGACAAGGATATCAAAAGGTGTCCATTTGTTACTAGTCTTGCAAGTAAAATGCAGGATATACACCACACAAAATGgatcatcaagaagaagaagaaaattctGCAAAAGGGAAAGAATTTGAATCCGAGGGCGGGGATTGCACCTGTGGTATCCAGAATGAAAGCTATGCAAGCAACAACAACTCGCCTCGTCAATAGGATTTGGGGAGAGTTTTACTCCATTTACTCTCCTGAGGTTCCATCGGAGGCCATTAATGCTGAAAATGTGGAGGAAGAGGAGCTTGAAGAGGTAGAAGAGGAGGACGagaatgaggaagatgatCCAGAGGAGAATGAACTAGAAGCTGTTGAGATTCAAAATTCTCCTACTCCTAAGAAAATTAAAGGTATTTCTGAAGATATGGAAATAAAATGGGATGGTGAGATTCTTGGCAAAACTTCTGCTGGTGAGCCTCTCTATGGAAGAGCCTTTGTTGGAGGGGATGTGGTGGTGGTAGGTAGTGCAGTCATCTTGGAAGTTGATGATCAAGATGATACTCAATTGATCTGTTTTGTGGAGTTCATGTTCGAGAGTTCAAACCACAGCAAGATGCTACATGGGAAACTCTTACAAAGAGGATCTGAGACTGTTCTAGGAATGGCTGCTAACGAGAGGGAACTGTTCTTGACTAATGAATGTCTTACTGTCCAGCTTAAGGACATAAAAGGAACAGTTAGTCTCGAGATTCGATCAAGGCTGTGGGGGCATCAATACAGGAAAGAGAACATCGATGTGGATAAGCTTGACCGGGCAagagcagaagaaagaaaaactaatgGTTTGCCAACAGACTACTACTGCAAAAGTTTGTACTCACCTGAGAGAGGTGGATTCTTTAGTCTTCCAAGAAATGATATGGGTCTAGGTTCTGGATTCTGTAGTTCATGTAAGATAAGAGAGAATGAAGAGGAAAGGTCAAAAACTAAACTCAATGATTCAAAGACAGGATTTCTCTCCAATGGGATAGAGTATCATAATGGAGATTTTGTCTATGTACTCCCCAACTACATAACTAAAGATGGATTGAAGAAGGGTAGTAGAAGAACAACTCTTAAGTGTGGTCGGAACGTTGGGTTaaaagcttttgttgtttgcCAATTGCTGGATGTTATTGTTCTAGAAGAATCTAGAAAAGCTAGTAAGGCTTCATTTCAGGTTAAACTGACAAGGTTTTATAGGCCCGAGGACATTTCAGAAGAAAAGGCCTATGCTTCAGACATCCAAGAG TTGTATTATAGCCAGGATACATATATTCTCCCTCCGGAAGCTATACAGGGAAAATGTGAAGTAAGGAAGAAAAGTGATATGCCCCTATGTCGTGAGTATCCAATTTTAGACCATATCttcttctgtgaagttttctATGATTCCTCTACTGGTTATCTCAAGCAg TTTCCGGCGAATATGAAGCTGAAGTTCTCTACTATTAAAGATGAAACACTTCTAAGAGAAAAGAAGGGGAAGGGAGTAGAAACTGGAACTAGTTCTGGAATGCTTATGAAGCCTGATGAGGTACCTAAAGAGAAGCCTCTAGCTACACTAGATATTTTTGCTGGATGTGGTGGTCTATCTCATGGACTAGAAAATGCTGGTATGTATTTATATTCTCATGTCATGCATATACTTTTATCTTCTAAACACttgaaaacttttattaaGATGCATGTTTTGTGTAACAAGGTGTATCTACTACAAAGTGGGCGATCGAGTATGAAGAGCCAGCTGGTCATGCGTTTAAACAAAACCATCCTGAAGCAACGGTTTTTGTTGACAACTGCAAT GGCAATAATGGAGAAATGTGGAGATGTCGATGATTGTGTCTCTACTGTGGAGGCAGCTGAACTTGCAGCTAAACTTGATGAGAACCAAAAGAGTACCCTGCCACTTCCTGGTCAAGTAGATTTCATCAACGGAGGGCCTCCATGCcag GGGTTTTCTGGTATGAATAGGTTCAGTCACGGCTCTTGGAGTAAAGTCCAGTGTGAAATGATATTAGCATTCTTGTCTTTTGCTGATTATTTCCGGCCAAAGTACTTTCTTCTCGAGAACGTGAAGAAATTTGTGACATACAATAAAGGGAGAACATTTCAACTTACTATGGCTTCTCTTCTTGAGATGGGTTACCAG GTAAGATTTGGAATCTTGGAGGCAGGTACATATGGAGTTTCCCAACCTCGTAAAAGAGTTATAATTTGGGCAGCTTCACCAGAAGAAGTTCTTCCAGAATGGCCTGAGCCGATGCATGTCTTTGATAATCCCGGTAGTAAAATCTCATTACCTCGAGGTTTACGCTATGATGCTGGTTGTAATACTAAATTTGGTGCACCTTTTCGTTCAATCACGGTGAGAGACACAATCGGCGATCTTCCACCAGTAGAAAACGGAGAATCCAAGATAAACAAAGAG TATGGAACTACTCCAGCCTCGTGGttccaaaagaagataagaggAAACATGAGTGTTCTCACTGATCATATCTGCAAAGGGCTGAACGAACTAAACCTCATTCGATGTAAGAAAATCCCAAAGAGGCCTGGTGCTGATTGGCGTGACCTGCCGGACGAAAAT GTGACATTATCAAATGGACTCGTGGAAAAATTGCGTCCTTTAGCTCTATCAAAGACAGCTAAAAACCACAACGAATGGAAGGGACTCTATGGTAGATTGGACTGGCAAGGAAACTTACCCATTTCCATCACCGATCCTCAGCCCATGGGTAAGGTGGGAATGTGCTTCCATCCTGAACAGGACAGAATAATCACTGTCCGTGAATGCGCCCGATCTCAG GGGTTTCCGGATAGCTACGAGTTTTCAGGGacgacaaaacacaaacataggCAAATTGGAAATGCAGTCCCTCCACCATTGGCCTTCGCTCTCGGTCGGAAGCTCAAAGAAGCCCTATATCTCAAGAGTTCTCTTCAACACCAATCATAA
- a CDS encoding cytochrome C oxidase assembly protein (unknown protein; FUNCTIONS IN: molecular_function unknown; INVOLVED IN: biological_process unknown; LOCATED IN: chloroplast; Has 30201 Blast hits to 17322 proteins in 780 species: Archae - 12; Bacteria - 1396; Metazoa - 17338; Fungi - 3422; Plants - 5037; Viruses - 0; Other Eukaryotes - 2996 (source: NCBI BLink).) — MTTIETGQKTQKSSPSGSGTTPTGTLKQSSASFKRWGRRHPFVRYGLPMISLTVFGALGLGQLLQGSKDIAKVKDDQEWEIIETRKALSRTGPVDAYKPKNTSIEDELKAMQEKVDINTYEYKKIPKLNESKSS, encoded by the exons ATGACAACAATCGAAACCGGtcagaaaactcaaaagtctTCTCCTTCCGGTTCTGGTACTACCCCTACTGGTACTCTTAAGCAGTCATCAGCATCGTTTAAAAGGTGGGGAAGGAGACACCCGTTTGTAAGATATGGACTTCCGATGATATCTCTCACTGTATTTGGAGCCCTCGGACTCGGCCAACTCCTTCAAGGCAG TAAGGATATTGCAAAGGTAAAAGATGACCAAGAATGGGAGATTATAGAAACAAGAAAGGCACTTTCGAGAACAGGACCTGTCGATGCCTATAAACCTAAAAACACATCCATTGAAGATGAGCTCAAG GCTATGCAAGAGAAGGTGGACATAAACACGTACGAGTACAAGAAAATTCCAAAGCTAAACGAAAGCAAGTCGAGTTAA